In Wenyingzhuangia fucanilytica, the following are encoded in one genomic region:
- a CDS encoding glycoside hydrolase family protein, which produces MKSYLKIVVIGFIVLLTSACKQDLTIKESTFSQSLVPGKFVLPAEDGWWNWGMSPIYDKKGKLHVFMSTIPNSGRWIKDSKIVHFVADTSEGPYTFVDTTFSSPTSTYHNPQVSKVGDDYVMVYLIKDRTTPRIEQQIGIATTKSLNEPWVESPHNPIIKASGSMDGSTIIHASNPTFLVDEDGKYRVYYKSITDKHKSKQFREISLAISNNIEGPYENYEKNPLISYADMGLDIEDPYAFYYKGMYYLIVEDRMDVKSALEGNPKYLDKKELGGKRPGLIYQSKDGIHWDRPQIGYNTNSHYFNHKLARSERPNILWKDGKPEYLFLACHDEDPTAGYFLKIQDWK; this is translated from the coding sequence ATGAAATCTTATCTAAAAATAGTTGTAATCGGATTCATTGTTCTTTTAACTTCTGCCTGTAAGCAAGATTTAACAATTAAAGAATCTACTTTTAGTCAATCATTGGTTCCGGGTAAATTTGTTCTTCCTGCAGAAGACGGTTGGTGGAATTGGGGGATGTCTCCCATTTATGATAAAAAAGGGAAGTTACATGTTTTTATGTCTACTATTCCTAATAGTGGACGTTGGATAAAAGATAGCAAAATAGTTCACTTTGTAGCAGATACTTCGGAGGGGCCTTATACATTTGTAGATACTACTTTTTCAAGTCCTACTTCTACGTATCATAATCCTCAAGTATCAAAAGTTGGAGATGATTATGTGATGGTGTATTTAATTAAGGATAGAACAACACCAAGAATAGAACAGCAAATAGGTATTGCAACTACCAAATCGCTAAATGAACCATGGGTTGAGAGTCCTCACAATCCAATCATAAAAGCTTCAGGGTCTATGGATGGATCAACTATTATTCATGCCTCCAACCCAACTTTTTTGGTAGATGAAGATGGGAAATATAGAGTTTATTACAAATCAATTACCGATAAACACAAATCAAAGCAGTTTAGAGAAATTTCATTAGCAATTAGCAATAATATTGAAGGTCCATATGAAAATTATGAAAAAAATCCATTGATATCCTATGCTGATATGGGCTTAGATATTGAAGATCCCTACGCTTTTTATTATAAGGGAATGTACTATTTAATTGTTGAAGATCGTATGGATGTAAAAAGTGCTTTAGAAGGCAATCCAAAATATCTTGATAAAAAAGAACTTGGGGGAAAACGTCCAGGGTTAATATATCAATCAAAAGACGGAATTCATTGGGATAGACCTCAAATAGGTTACAATACCAATAGTCACTATTTCAATCATAAGTTAGCAAGAAGCGAACGCCCTAATATTTTATGGAAAGATGGAAAACCAGAATATTTATTTCTGGCTTGTCATGATGAAGACCCAACGGCAGGGTATTTCTTAAAAATACAAGATTGGAAATAA
- a CDS encoding alpha-L-fucosidase, translating to MNKSIQQIISILFIGAILIGCQNNKKEEANNTVDYITETSGDVDFGKTDVSAYTPEIRKNMEKLYEDKFGMFIHWGPYAQLEGMWNGEKKSAEWIMKVGQIPVKDYEREAAAKFKPVNFNASEWIDIAENAGMRFMVLTAKHHDGFAMYKSQHPYNLVEFADFGRDIYKELAEKCAERDMNLGFYYSQSQDWHEKGGVGNDWDFEGVLKPQKDFDDYFYNKVTPQVKELTENYGDIFMVWFDTPIQMDDEKCQLMMDIVKENQPGALVNSRLGNGFGHFDVSIDNGKTPSVSTATWLPDLKVPWQTHESVTQGGWGYTSYGGDLDRTKDYPDFIYSFCRIVGNGGVYLLNVAPRPDGTIPQSQANSLRAIGEWLEVNGEAIYGADPSPLKFPPYAITSKPGKVYLHLKEITNNKVDLTGLLSKVNKAYVLADTSKQALSFKQDNDELSVTVPTPLIQPKVTVIALEIDDEKAKVIDETLQQEENGMIKLPVSKCEFAIRRISYDYDTELTHRWGENVKQGLIWTINVKQPGAFKVISEDTGDHDFTYNLITSKETLELNAKGTIGKLTKKEQEGIVILSKGIHQIRVYPKVTTSKKTKHSYKFKGLELIPVNK from the coding sequence ATGAATAAATCAATACAGCAAATCATTTCAATCCTGTTTATAGGTGCAATTTTGATAGGATGTCAAAACAATAAAAAAGAGGAAGCTAACAATACAGTTGATTATATCACAGAAACATCAGGTGATGTTGATTTTGGAAAAACAGATGTCTCGGCTTATACACCTGAAATACGAAAGAACATGGAAAAGCTTTACGAAGATAAATTCGGAATGTTTATTCATTGGGGACCTTATGCACAATTGGAAGGAATGTGGAATGGTGAGAAAAAAAGTGCGGAATGGATTATGAAAGTAGGACAAATTCCTGTAAAAGATTATGAAAGAGAAGCGGCTGCAAAATTTAAACCTGTAAACTTTAATGCAAGTGAGTGGATTGATATAGCAGAAAATGCTGGAATGAGATTTATGGTTTTAACAGCCAAACATCATGATGGGTTTGCTATGTATAAATCACAGCACCCATATAACTTGGTAGAATTTGCAGATTTTGGTAGAGATATTTATAAAGAATTAGCCGAGAAATGTGCAGAAAGAGATATGAACCTTGGATTCTATTATTCTCAAAGTCAAGATTGGCATGAAAAAGGAGGAGTGGGTAATGATTGGGATTTTGAAGGGGTCTTAAAACCGCAAAAAGATTTTGATGATTACTTCTACAATAAAGTAACACCACAGGTAAAAGAATTAACAGAAAACTACGGTGATATTTTTATGGTTTGGTTTGATACTCCTATTCAAATGGATGATGAAAAATGCCAGTTGATGATGGATATTGTGAAAGAAAATCAACCAGGAGCATTGGTAAATTCAAGGCTAGGGAATGGCTTTGGACATTTTGATGTTTCAATAGATAATGGAAAAACTCCAAGTGTAAGTACCGCAACTTGGTTACCAGATTTAAAAGTACCATGGCAAACACACGAGTCTGTAACCCAAGGTGGCTGGGGATATACTTCTTATGGAGGTGATTTAGATCGTACAAAAGATTATCCTGATTTTATTTATAGCTTTTGTCGTATTGTTGGTAATGGAGGGGTTTACTTATTAAACGTTGCACCAAGGCCTGATGGAACCATTCCTCAGTCGCAAGCTAATAGTTTACGTGCTATTGGAGAATGGTTAGAGGTAAATGGAGAAGCTATTTATGGAGCAGACCCAAGTCCTTTAAAATTTCCACCTTACGCTATCACAAGCAAACCAGGAAAAGTTTACCTACATCTTAAAGAGATAACAAATAATAAAGTCGACTTAACAGGACTTTTATCTAAAGTAAATAAAGCATATGTATTGGCAGATACTTCTAAACAAGCCTTAAGCTTTAAACAGGACAATGATGAATTAAGTGTGACTGTGCCAACACCTTTAATTCAACCTAAAGTAACAGTAATTGCTTTGGAAATTGATGATGAAAAAGCAAAAGTAATTGATGAAACACTTCAACAAGAAGAAAATGGTATGATAAAATTACCAGTTTCAAAATGTGAATTTGCCATTAGACGTATCAGTTACGATTATGATACTGAGTTAACACATCGTTGGGGAGAAAATGTTAAACAAGGATTGATTTGGACTATAAATGTAAAACAACCAGGTGCTTTTAAAGTGATAAGTGAAGATACTGGAGACCATGATTTTACTTATAATCTAATTACTTCTAAAGAAACTTTAGAGTTAAATGCCAAAGGAACTATTGGTAAATTAACTAAAAAGGAGCAAGAAGGAATTGTAATATTAAGCAAAGGAATACATCAAATTAGAGTTTATCCAAAGGTAACCACTAGTAAAAAAACAAAACATAGTTACAAGTTCAAAGGGTTGGAGTTAATACCAGTTAATAAATAA
- a CDS encoding arylsulfatase encodes MKKEFWFGVILVFHFNNILIAQITSSKKNKPNVVLVMTDDQGMGDFGCTGNPYIKTPNIDKFYKESIRFTNYHVSTTCAPSRGALMSGRHTNRVNTFHTITGRSLLFEDEVLLPQVFAKNGYTNGMFGKWHLGDNYPYRPEDRGFHEVVRIGGGGITQGPDYWWNDGFDDTYWHNGKMQKYKGYCTDVFFSEALEFIEQNKDNPFFCYISTNAPHKPWNVPKKYLDIYKDVKALDENYQRFYGMITNVDDNFKLLDEKLDELGVKDNTIVIFTTDNGSAGGNKIYDAGLKGGKGSVYEGGHRVPLFIRWPNGKLTGGKDIDELVAHYDLLPTFVDLFDFDFNPRKPLDGKSLKPLLFNSESKWENRTIYVDTQRKQNLIKNRTYSVMDNNWRLINGKELYDINSDRSQTKNIIEKYPEVANRLTIGYEKWWQSIMSEHPNERYGYIKVGSPKENPTRISAHDMFTGKHNGAWHQDGASKAVQAAGRWKIEFVEDGEYAIYLRRFPRESGHAINDTFPSQEKRIELHKTMVGSTKSDFEKAYLYVANIEKELSINIGQNEVKFTGKIPAGKYDMEAQLIDKAGKVYPAYYVYIEKL; translated from the coding sequence ATGAAAAAAGAATTTTGGTTCGGTGTAATATTGGTATTTCATTTTAATAATATACTAATAGCACAAATAACATCATCAAAAAAAAACAAACCAAATGTTGTTTTGGTCATGACTGATGATCAAGGAATGGGAGATTTTGGATGTACGGGTAATCCATATATTAAAACTCCAAATATTGATAAATTCTATAAGGAGTCAATAAGGTTTACAAATTATCATGTTTCTACAACTTGTGCCCCTAGTAGAGGAGCTTTAATGAGTGGAAGACATACCAACCGAGTAAATACTTTTCATACTATTACAGGGAGATCATTACTTTTTGAAGATGAGGTTTTACTTCCTCAAGTTTTTGCTAAAAATGGCTATACTAATGGGATGTTTGGTAAATGGCATTTAGGAGATAATTATCCTTACCGACCAGAAGATAGAGGTTTTCATGAGGTTGTAAGAATTGGTGGTGGAGGTATTACTCAAGGACCAGATTATTGGTGGAATGATGGTTTTGATGATACCTATTGGCATAATGGGAAAATGCAAAAATACAAAGGGTATTGTACAGATGTTTTTTTCTCTGAAGCGTTGGAATTTATTGAACAAAATAAAGACAATCCTTTTTTCTGTTACATTTCAACAAACGCACCTCATAAACCATGGAATGTACCTAAAAAGTATTTAGATATATACAAAGACGTAAAAGCTTTGGACGAGAATTATCAACGTTTTTACGGAATGATTACTAATGTAGATGACAATTTTAAATTATTAGATGAGAAATTGGATGAGCTAGGTGTAAAGGATAATACAATAGTTATTTTTACAACAGATAACGGATCTGCTGGAGGAAATAAAATTTATGATGCAGGTTTAAAAGGAGGAAAAGGAAGCGTATATGAAGGAGGACACCGAGTGCCTTTATTTATTAGATGGCCAAATGGTAAGTTAACAGGAGGAAAAGATATTGATGAGTTAGTTGCTCATTATGATTTGCTACCGACTTTTGTTGATTTATTTGATTTTGATTTTAATCCAAGAAAACCGTTGGATGGGAAAAGCTTAAAACCATTACTTTTCAATTCTGAATCAAAATGGGAAAATCGTACTATATATGTAGATACTCAAAGAAAACAGAATCTAATAAAAAACAGAACTTATTCTGTAATGGATAATAATTGGCGTTTGATAAATGGAAAGGAATTGTATGATATAAACTCAGATCGTAGTCAAACAAAAAACATTATCGAAAAATACCCAGAGGTTGCAAATCGTTTGACTATAGGTTATGAAAAATGGTGGCAATCCATCATGTCAGAGCATCCAAATGAAAGATATGGATATATAAAAGTAGGTTCTCCAAAAGAAAATCCAACTAGAATTTCTGCTCACGATATGTTTACAGGCAAACACAACGGAGCATGGCATCAAGACGGAGCATCAAAAGCCGTTCAAGCAGCGGGTAGATGGAAAATAGAATTTGTTGAAGATGGAGAATATGCTATTTATTTAAGAAGGTTTCCTAGAGAAAGTGGACATGCCATTAACGATACGTTTCCTAGTCAAGAAAAAAGAATAGAGTTGCATAAAACAATGGTGGGGAGTACAAAATCCGATTTTGAAAAGGCCTACTTATATGTGGCAAATATTGAAAAAGAATTAAGTATCAATATTGGGCAAAATGAAGTAAAGTTTACAGGTAAAATACCTGCTGGGAAATATGATATGGAAGCACAATTAATAGACAAAGCAGGTAAAGTATATCCTGCGTATTATGTCTATATAGAAAAACTATAA
- a CDS encoding RagB/SusD family nutrient uptake outer membrane protein, with amino-acid sequence MKYIYIIGLLILALLPISCDDFLDENPRGVVATHAFFNTESDARLATDAIYHALQDGQSTSIYGGYYWHSIDVGTDDIVSRDNNNTNEFMTHTVVPESVWLTNRRQYQGFWTAISRANDVIKYVPNAEISEEKKNAFIGEAHALRAFAYYNLVRVWGDMPKVINSVTSTADYDLPRSSVDEIYDEIIIPDLKFAEDNCADALHDGRITKWTAKLILSEVYLTRAGWRRTSQGDKVQGDPANWALAAAKAKEVIDDSPNDLITEAVVDGENITPACGVAWLENQPYSVESMLELGATVLGQVGSWTSRMASNSPDGRGYWAANRNQFPPGYTERVRDLAWPGTINSSGGNLPSPDLYAAYDEPGDQRRDWGIITKYVTAAGDTILTQPLLRKFIDIDWFLGTDDREFRALNNNAILYRFADALLIYAEAQNEADGAPNADAYNAINRIRRRAFGVTDNSKDLAGLSQDEFRTAVLKERRLELAGEIKRRFDLIRTDGFDVVNDGSLITTFPDSYNGSFSFNTSYGNYTWPDREWLLPIPVTEMNLNQLNGWEQNAGYNN; translated from the coding sequence ATGAAATATATATATATAATAGGTTTGTTGATATTGGCATTGTTACCAATATCATGTGATGACTTTTTGGACGAAAACCCTAGGGGGGTAGTTGCAACGCATGCTTTTTTTAATACGGAGTCTGATGCTCGTTTAGCTACAGATGCTATCTATCATGCTTTACAAGATGGACAATCAACTTCAATATACGGGGGGTATTACTGGCATTCTATTGATGTAGGGACTGACGATATTGTTTCTAGAGACAATAATAACACAAATGAATTTATGACTCATACAGTAGTTCCAGAAAGTGTTTGGTTAACAAATCGTAGACAATATCAAGGTTTTTGGACAGCAATATCTCGTGCTAATGATGTTATAAAATATGTGCCAAATGCAGAAATTTCTGAGGAGAAAAAAAATGCATTTATTGGTGAAGCTCATGCTTTAAGAGCTTTTGCATATTATAATTTGGTTAGAGTTTGGGGAGATATGCCAAAGGTTATAAACTCTGTAACCTCAACAGCTGATTATGATTTACCTCGTTCTAGTGTAGATGAAATATATGATGAAATTATTATTCCAGATTTAAAATTTGCCGAAGATAATTGTGCAGATGCTTTACATGATGGTAGAATTACAAAATGGACAGCTAAATTAATTTTATCAGAGGTTTATTTAACTCGTGCAGGATGGAGAAGAACTTCACAAGGAGACAAAGTTCAAGGAGACCCAGCAAACTGGGCATTGGCAGCAGCAAAAGCCAAAGAAGTGATTGATGATTCACCAAATGATTTAATTACAGAGGCTGTTGTAGATGGTGAAAATATTACTCCAGCTTGTGGGGTAGCTTGGTTAGAAAATCAACCTTATAGTGTAGAGTCTATGCTTGAGTTGGGAGCTACAGTTCTTGGTCAAGTGGGATCTTGGACCTCAAGAATGGCTTCTAACAGTCCTGATGGAAGAGGTTATTGGGCAGCTAATCGTAATCAATTCCCTCCAGGGTATACAGAAAGAGTTAGAGATTTAGCTTGGCCAGGTACTATTAACAGTAGTGGAGGTAATTTGCCTTCACCTGATTTATACGCTGCTTATGATGAACCAGGAGATCAAAGAAGAGATTGGGGGATTATTACAAAATATGTAACTGCTGCAGGTGATACGATTCTAACTCAACCACTTCTTAGAAAATTTATTGATATAGATTGGTTTCTAGGTACAGATGATAGAGAATTTAGAGCGCTTAATAATAATGCTATATTATATCGATTTGCTGATGCTTTATTAATATATGCTGAAGCTCAAAATGAAGCAGATGGGGCACCAAATGCAGATGCTTATAATGCTATTAATAGAATTAGAAGAAGAGCATTTGGAGTTACAGATAATTCTAAAGACTTAGCTGGTTTATCTCAAGATGAATTCAGAACTGCAGTACTAAAAGAGCGTAGATTAGAATTAGCAGGAGAAATAAAAAGACGTTTTGATTTGATAAGAACAGATGGATTTGACGTTGTTAATGATGGATCATTAATAACAACTTTTCCAGATTCTTATAATGGTAGCTTTAGTTTTAATACAAGTTATGGTAATTACACTTGGCCAGATCGAGAATGGCTGTTACCAATCCCTGTAACCGAAATGAATTTAAATCAACTTAATGGTTGGGAACAAAACGCGGGGTATAATAATTAA
- a CDS encoding SusC/RagA family TonB-linked outer membrane protein yields the protein MKKILTVFMIMLSISVFSQVKTITGKVTDEFGEPIVGASLFIKQTSKGSLTDFDGFYSIKAKRGDIIIFSYLGAESNTAIVGDSNVINVTLKKSAEELEEVVVVGYGAVKKSDLTGSVSSVKAEDIMKTQSISLDNALAGRAAGVIVTSNSGTPGAGANITIRGISTISSSEPLYVIDGIPMENESLDVLSADTTGGDSMSPLSLISPEDIESIEILKDASATAIYGSRGSNGVVLVTTKTGVAGKGVVAVSHNYSIGTIPHPTPLLNANEFVLLDNELSRNSGTALVNPELLADAQAGKLKTTDWLSTVTSPSITKTSNLSFSGGNKDLRYLISTNFLDSKGMISNTDFKRIQTRINLDATVSEKVKVGTRITYAYVDSDSQSTNVGQNADGFGVGNIIRRVLEADPTKDIYQTIEPDEEDLIENPDAEPVIVNPLDYLQNNSWNTKQYQLLGSMYLNYRFSKSLYFKTSFNYQNRYSKQRFYQNREVRPGQLTRFLGWAKTGDSQNESISNSNELHFDTKFGKHQINSILGQSIEYRSSDRVTTDHRGFPNDFLTFYAPKTADTFFGDTVDFSESQLLSYFGRINYTYNKKYLFTLTGRYDGSSKFAINNKWAFFPAGAFAYKLSEEEFMKNIPEISQAKFRVSYGKTGNQSVRSFQSLSTLDPDTYVVGDGAGGETTTTVYYSSQIPNPNLKWESTNQFDVGLDLAFFKNRVTLTTDYYSKVTSDLLFNSNKVPAQSGQSNFVRNFGTIRSKGFELDLGLRVINNKNFSWNFKGNFSVGEARIDDLTTDLAVGQTLAGVAGDGTQRLINGDKVGTFYGFKRAGIAQFDDFVEFQGLSNADQINLYNSDRTASYTYIPRADGALLYNEANPSPGQQLFYDTNGKDGITEDDKVAIGNAQADMMFGIKNDFKIGNVDFSFFLDGQLGQEIANITNVRLLTFTGSRNASAVVKDSWSPENQNSDFPKLGSVARVFNDMYVENGSFVRLQNITIGYSFPKKVIAKMLLTSLRLNASLNNVYTFTNYSGFSPDVSAYGRNNLSLGHDRSGYPNTRRFVVGLNLSF from the coding sequence ATGAAGAAAATTTTAACGGTATTTATGATAATGTTATCTATATCTGTTTTTTCTCAAGTAAAAACAATTACAGGTAAGGTAACAGATGAATTTGGTGAGCCTATTGTAGGGGCATCACTATTTATAAAACAAACCTCGAAGGGTAGTCTTACAGATTTTGATGGATTTTATTCTATAAAAGCTAAAAGGGGAGATATCATCATTTTTTCTTATTTGGGGGCAGAAAGTAATACGGCAATTGTAGGGGATAGCAATGTAATAAATGTGACTTTAAAAAAATCTGCTGAAGAATTAGAAGAGGTTGTTGTTGTTGGATATGGAGCCGTTAAAAAGAGTGATTTAACAGGATCTGTATCTTCTGTAAAAGCAGAAGATATTATGAAAACACAATCTATATCATTAGATAATGCTTTGGCAGGTAGAGCAGCTGGTGTAATTGTAACTTCAAACTCAGGAACACCGGGTGCAGGAGCCAATATTACCATTAGAGGTATTAGTACTATTTCAAGTAGTGAGCCATTGTACGTTATTGATGGTATTCCTATGGAGAATGAAAGTTTAGATGTATTATCAGCAGATACTACTGGAGGAGATAGTATGAGCCCTTTGTCTTTAATTAGTCCAGAAGATATTGAATCTATAGAAATTCTAAAAGATGCTTCAGCAACAGCTATTTATGGATCTCGTGGATCTAACGGGGTTGTTTTAGTGACTACTAAAACAGGGGTCGCTGGAAAAGGAGTGGTTGCAGTTTCACACAATTATTCAATAGGAACAATTCCTCATCCTACACCATTACTAAACGCTAATGAATTTGTGCTTTTGGATAATGAATTAAGTCGTAACAGTGGTACCGCTCTTGTAAACCCAGAATTATTAGCTGATGCGCAAGCAGGAAAGCTTAAGACTACAGATTGGTTATCAACAGTAACAAGTCCGTCAATAACAAAAACTAGCAATCTTAGTTTTAGTGGAGGGAATAAAGATTTACGTTATTTAATTTCCACAAATTTTTTAGATAGTAAAGGAATGATTTCAAATACTGATTTCAAACGTATTCAAACAAGAATAAACCTAGATGCTACTGTTAGTGAAAAAGTTAAAGTGGGAACTAGAATTACTTACGCTTATGTTGATAGTGATTCTCAATCAACAAATGTAGGTCAAAATGCAGACGGTTTTGGAGTTGGAAATATTATCAGAAGAGTACTTGAGGCAGATCCAACAAAAGATATTTATCAAACAATTGAACCGGATGAAGAAGATTTAATAGAGAATCCAGATGCTGAACCAGTTATTGTCAATCCATTAGATTATCTTCAAAATAATAGTTGGAATACAAAACAATATCAATTATTAGGGAGCATGTATCTTAATTATAGATTCTCTAAATCACTTTATTTCAAAACTAGTTTTAATTATCAAAATAGATATTCAAAACAACGTTTTTATCAAAATAGAGAGGTAAGACCAGGGCAACTTACACGTTTTTTAGGTTGGGCTAAAACTGGAGATTCACAAAATGAAAGTATCTCTAATTCAAACGAATTACATTTTGATACAAAATTTGGAAAACATCAAATTAATTCAATTTTAGGGCAGTCTATAGAATATAGATCATCAGATCGTGTCACTACAGATCATAGAGGTTTTCCTAACGACTTTCTTACATTTTATGCACCAAAAACAGCTGATACTTTTTTTGGAGATACTGTAGATTTTTCAGAGTCACAATTGCTTTCTTATTTTGGTCGTATCAATTATACCTATAATAAAAAGTACTTATTTACTTTAACAGGTCGTTACGATGGTTCTTCTAAATTTGCTATTAATAATAAATGGGCATTTTTTCCTGCAGGAGCTTTTGCCTATAAATTATCTGAAGAGGAGTTTATGAAAAACATACCTGAAATTTCTCAAGCGAAATTTCGAGTAAGTTATGGTAAAACAGGAAATCAATCTGTTAGAAGTTTTCAATCTCTAAGTACATTAGATCCGGACACTTATGTTGTTGGAGATGGTGCAGGAGGTGAAACAACTACAACCGTTTATTATTCAAGTCAAATACCTAACCCTAACTTAAAGTGGGAATCTACCAATCAATTTGATGTAGGTCTTGATTTGGCTTTCTTTAAAAATAGAGTAACGTTAACAACAGATTATTATTCTAAAGTAACTTCTGATCTTTTATTTAATTCTAATAAAGTACCTGCACAATCTGGACAAAGTAATTTTGTTAGAAATTTTGGAACGATTAGATCTAAAGGTTTTGAATTAGATTTAGGTTTGAGAGTAATTAACAATAAAAATTTCTCGTGGAATTTTAAAGGTAACTTCTCTGTAGGTGAAGCAAGAATAGATGATTTAACTACTGATCTTGCTGTAGGTCAGACTTTAGCAGGTGTAGCTGGAGACGGTACACAGCGTTTGATTAATGGTGATAAAGTTGGTACATTTTATGGTTTTAAAAGAGCTGGTATAGCTCAGTTTGATGATTTCGTTGAATTTCAAGGATTATCAAACGCAGATCAGATAAATTTATACAATTCAGATAGAACAGCAAGCTATACGTACATACCACGTGCTGATGGAGCATTATTGTATAATGAAGCAAATCCTTCTCCTGGACAACAATTGTTTTATGATACTAATGGAAAAGATGGAATAACTGAAGATGATAAGGTTGCAATTGGTAATGCACAAGCAGATATGATGTTTGGTATTAAAAATGATTTTAAGATAGGAAATGTTGATTTTAGTTTCTTTTTAGATGGTCAATTAGGTCAAGAGATTGCCAATATTACAAACGTAAGATTGCTAACATTTACTGGATCTCGTAATGCGTCAGCTGTAGTAAAAGATTCTTGGAGTCCAGAAAACCAAAATTCAGACTTTCCTAAACTAGGGTCTGTAGCACGTGTATTTAATGATATGTACGTTGAAAATGGATCTTTTGTACGCTTACAAAATATAACCATAGGTTATAGTTTTCCAAAAAAAGTAATTGCTAAGATGTTACTTACATCATTAAGACTGAATGCATCTTTAAACAATGTATACACCTTTACTAATTATTCAGGTTTTAGTCCTGATGTGAGTGCTTACGGAAGAAACAACCTATCATTAGGTCATGATAGATCTGGGTATCCTAATACAAGAAGGTTTGTAGTTGGACTAAACCTTTCTTTTTAA
- a CDS encoding sulfatase: MYKNILNLILMIVCVGFQSCQSQAKVEKKPNIIFFFTDDQSYDTQKDYGNNVVKTPNLDVLASKGVVFARHYNTTAICMASRANVMTGQFEYKTGCNFDHGSLGTKQWSTSYPVLLKKAGYRVGFAGKFGFSISDTNGGWGEEGEVAKHDFDFWGGGSHQTSYKTKENKYMVQYAKEYPHSTRAYGAATIDFINESVKQDKPFCMSVYFKAPHRPVVPDPMFDDVYKDVVFDKLPNYGREAGKHLAKQSRMGRQYPRFEEWGYDKENTYQKALRKYNQLIYGVDYSIGMVLKELERLNIDENTIIIFSSDNGYFNGSHGLGSKVLPYEEGARTPLIIVDPRDKHKKKIGRTTSITGNVDITATILDYAGVEIPTIYDGKSLRAILENTNTQVRESLPIVQVWGPKATHCLTVMDAQYKYVYWFYKDESKDLHPTEELFDIKNDPYEMENLASKLKYKKQLSKMRKLYDDQLEHWKKEGVKYNGYQEYETLFKRTLN; encoded by the coding sequence ATGTATAAAAATATCTTAAATCTAATTTTAATGATTGTTTGTGTAGGATTTCAATCATGTCAGTCACAAGCAAAAGTTGAAAAGAAGCCTAACATTATTTTCTTTTTTACTGATGATCAATCTTATGATACACAGAAGGATTATGGAAATAATGTTGTGAAAACACCTAATCTGGATGTGTTGGCTAGTAAAGGAGTTGTTTTTGCAAGACATTACAATACCACGGCTATTTGCATGGCAAGTAGAGCGAATGTTATGACTGGACAATTTGAATACAAAACAGGATGTAATTTTGATCATGGTTCTTTAGGAACCAAACAATGGTCTACTTCTTACCCGGTATTACTAAAAAAAGCAGGTTATCGTGTTGGTTTTGCAGGTAAGTTCGGTTTTTCAATTTCTGATACCAATGGAGGTTGGGGAGAAGAAGGAGAGGTTGCAAAACATGATTTTGATTTTTGGGGAGGAGGTTCTCATCAAACATCATATAAAACAAAAGAAAATAAATACATGGTTCAATATGCCAAAGAGTACCCGCATAGTACTCGTGCATACGGTGCAGCAACTATTGATTTTATAAATGAATCTGTAAAACAAGATAAACCTTTTTGTATGAGTGTTTATTTTAAAGCACCGCACAGACCTGTAGTGCCAGATCCTATGTTTGATGATGTGTACAAAGACGTAGTGTTTGATAAATTGCCAAATTATGGACGTGAGGCAGGTAAACATTTAGCTAAACAATCTAGAATGGGTAGACAATATCCAAGGTTTGAAGAATGGGGATATGATAAGGAAAATACTTATCAAAAAGCTTTACGTAAATACAACCAATTAATTTATGGAGTAGATTATTCTATAGGAATGGTATTAAAGGAATTAGAAAGATTAAATATAGATGAAAATACCATCATTATTTTTTCTTCGGATAATGGGTATTTTAATGGTTCTCATGGTTTAGGTTCTAAGGTACTTCCATATGAAGAAGGAGCAAGAACTCCATTAATTATTGTAGACCCTCGTGATAAACATAAAAAGAAAATAGGAAGAACAACTTCTATTACAGGGAATGTAGATATTACAGCTACTATTTTAGATTATGCGGGAGTTGAAATTCCAACAATTTACGACGGTAAAAGTTTACGAGCTATTCTTGAAAATACAAATACTCAAGTAAGAGAGTCTCTTCCTATTGTACAAGTTTGGGGACCTAAGGCTACACATTGTTTAACAGTAATGGATGCTCAATACAAGTATGTGTATTGGTTTTACAAAGATGAAAGTAAAGATTTACATCCAACAGAAGAATTGTTTGATATAAAGAACGATCCATATGAAATGGAAAATTTAGCAAGTAAACTTAAATATAAAAAACAACTAAGTAAAATGAGAAAATTATATGACGATCAACTTGAACATTGGAAAAAAGAAGGGGTAAAGTACAATGGTTATCAAGAATATGAAACTTTATTTAAAAGAACTTTAAACTAA